ATATTCTCTCGTTCGGCGGCACCAAAAACGGCCTGCTGTTTGGTGAATGCGTGGTGGTGTTGAATCCCGACAGGGTTTCAGACGGCCTTAAATATCTGCGCAAACTCAATCTGCAACTGGCTTCCAAAATGCGTTTTATTTCGGCACAGTTTATTGCGCTGTTGGCAGGGGATTTGTGGCGTGAAACGGCGCAGCAGGCCAACGAGATGGCGAAAAGGCTTTCAGACGGTCTGCAAACCATTGGCGGCGTGGAATTGGTTTACCCCACCGAAGCGAATGCCGTGTTTGTGAAACTGCCGCAAGGCGCGGCAGACAAGGTACGCGAGCATACTTATTTTTATGATTGGGACGCACAAGGCACATCGCGCTTCGTGTGCAGTTTCGACACGCGCGAAGAAGACGTTGATGCGCTGTTGGCAGCGGTGCGGCAGGCGGCGGAGGCGGTATAAGCATGAACGCCACGGTTTACCACACCATCGCGGCGCCTGTGCAGGCCGAATTCAAAGACAAAGGCAGCCGCTTTATCGCCTTCGCTTACCCCGTGAAAACCGCCGAGGCCGTCAAAAAACATGTCGATGCCCTGCGCGAGGCACACCACAAGGCGCGCCATTGGTGCTATGCCTACCGGTTGGGCACCGACGGCAACACTTTCCGCGCCAACGACGACGGCGAACCTTCCGGCAGCGCCGGTCGCCCGATTTTGGGGCAGATTGATTCGGCGGGGTTAACCGATGTGTTGGTTGTGGTGGTGCGCTATTTCGGCGGCACGCTGCTGGGCGTGCCGGGCTTGATTCATGCCTACAAAACCTCCGCCGCCGAAGCGTTGCAACTGGCTGAAAAATTAGAAAAAAACATTGAAAAAACGGTTTGGCTGCGTTGCGGCTACCCGCATCTGAACGACGCCATCCGCATCGCCCGGCAGCATCAGGCGGAAGTGGTGGCGCAGGATTTGCAGCTCGACTGCCGCTTAACAGTGAGCATACCGCTGGCAAATTACACCGCCTGTCTGGCTGCTTGGGAGCAGACGCGCGCGATTGAGGTGCGGCTTGAAGAGGCCGTCTGAAAATATTGGCGGACGGAGACTTTTGCAAAATTCCTTTCGGTATCTTAAAACTTCTGCGTCATGCTCGGGTTTGGCCCGAGCATCTTTTTGTTTCAAAAGAAATAATAACAGATACCCGGGTCAAGCCCGGGTATGACGAAACATAAATAAATTCAGGATTAAAACGTATTTTTGCAAAGGTCTCGGCCTGTAAGATATTTTCAAAGGTCTTTGGCGGTAAAGATTCCGGCTTTTATGCTGCGGCAGCGGCCTCAAATCGGTTATAATCCGATGCTCAAACCTATTTAAAATTCTGTTTTTAATCAAGGAATAATCATGAAATTACTCGTTATCGGCAGCGGCGGGCGCGAACACGCCCTGGCTTGGAAATTGGCGCAATCGCCCAAAGTGGCAACCGTTTTCGTCGCCCCCGGCAACGCGGGCACGGCAACCGAACCTAAGCTGCGCAATCTCGCCCTTACCGACCATGCCGATTTGATTGATTTCTGCCGGCGCGAAAACATCGCCTTCACGCTGGTCGGCCCTGAAGCGCCGCTGGCCGCCGGTATCGTGGACGATTTCCGCGCCGCCGGTTTGAAAATCTTCGGCCCCAGCCGCTATGCCGCGCAACTGGAAAGCTCGAAAGATTTCGCCAAAGCCTTTATGAAAAAATACGGTATTCCCACCGCGCAATACCAAACCTTTGATAACGCGGAACAAGCCCACGAATATCTCAAGCGAAAAGGCGCGCCGATTGTGATTAAGGCCGACGGCCTGGCGGCGGGTAAAGGCGTGATTGTGGCGATGACTGCTGATGAAGCGCATGCCGCCGTCGACGATATGCTGCTGGGCAACAAAATAGGCAATGCCGGCGCACGCGTGGTGATTGAAGACTTTTTACAGGGTGAAGAGGCCAGCTTTATCGTGATGGTGGACGGCGAACACGTGCTGCCGATGGCCACCAGCCAAGACCACAAACGCCTGCTCGACGGCGATAACGGCCCCAACACCGGCGGTATGGGCGCATACAGCCCCGCGCCGGTGGTTACGCCCGCCGTGTACGAGCGCGCCATGAACGAAATCATTCTGCCCACCGTGCGGGGCATGAAGGCAGAAGGCCATGAATTTACAGGGTTTTTATACGCCGGCCTGATGATTGCTGCCGACGGTGCGCCCTACACCATCGAATTCAACTG
The sequence above is a segment of the Neisseria dentiae genome. Coding sequences within it:
- a CDS encoding IMPACT family protein, with product MNATVYHTIAAPVQAEFKDKGSRFIAFAYPVKTAEAVKKHVDALREAHHKARHWCYAYRLGTDGNTFRANDDGEPSGSAGRPILGQIDSAGLTDVLVVVVRYFGGTLLGVPGLIHAYKTSAAEALQLAEKLEKNIEKTVWLRCGYPHLNDAIRIARQHQAEVVAQDLQLDCRLTVSIPLANYTACLAAWEQTRAIEVRLEEAV
- the purD gene encoding phosphoribosylamine--glycine ligase; this encodes MKLLVIGSGGREHALAWKLAQSPKVATVFVAPGNAGTATEPKLRNLALTDHADLIDFCRRENIAFTLVGPEAPLAAGIVDDFRAAGLKIFGPSRYAAQLESSKDFAKAFMKKYGIPTAQYQTFDNAEQAHEYLKRKGAPIVIKADGLAAGKGVIVAMTADEAHAAVDDMLLGNKIGNAGARVVIEDFLQGEEASFIVMVDGEHVLPMATSQDHKRLLDGDNGPNTGGMGAYSPAPVVTPAVYERAMNEIILPTVRGMKAEGHEFTGFLYAGLMIAADGAPYTIEFNCRFGDPETQPIMSRLDSDLSDLVAAAIDGRLDTVSAEWNPQTSVGVVLAAENYPETPKKGDVINGLQEADRIGKVFHAGTAAGGAGEILTNGGRVLCVVGLGDGVAAAKARAYQALEKIRFNGMQYRTDIADKAVNR